Proteins from a single region of Candidatus Saccharibacteria bacterium:
- a CDS encoding type II/IV secretion system protein produces the protein MLVFSATIATMDEDRVQEKRREQDEKATQQRAAILGLQYLDTRDVEASLPLVTDILKNDEMYKGYVVPLTKGGGTEPFRFGVTSQTPQSLIRKMEADFNSRGENTQFLLISNSGFRAFMARFDPPKKTIYQDIEIAKEGDSDTIAGVSKTLNSVSSDQVFDYLITQADKLNASDIHIENERTYIRIRMRVDGALHPVADLDKDRYRVIMGELASRANVSTAAVEPQSGHIQKEITRDGATHLLNIRVETVPTMYGQDAVLRLFNFDESLLNLDLLGIPDKQREEINNIISHPRGMVLMVGPTGSGKSTTLYSILNALNTPDRKLITLEDPIEYGLSGISQIPINTTGGQSFADGLRSVLRLDPDVVMIGEIRDQDTARTAIQASITGHLVLSSFHANSTSAAFSRMIDLIGVNPIFSSAIRLLIAQRLVRRLHDETKEEYEPDESTRKYVRDVLKGLPDDIEKPDLDTFKLWRPVPTDDVPFGYKGRVVIMEQMVVTEDIQKFLRGDVADIHTEAIEEAATRGGMVTLLQAGVLAALRGETTLEEVNRVI, from the coding sequence ATGCTAGTGTTTTCTGCTACTATAGCAACAATGGACGAAGATAGGGTACAAGAAAAACGTCGTGAACAAGATGAAAAAGCAACGCAGCAGCGTGCTGCTATTTTGGGGTTGCAGTATCTCGACACGCGCGATGTCGAAGCAAGTCTTCCGCTTGTTACGGATATACTTAAGAACGACGAAATGTACAAAGGCTATGTTGTTCCGCTGACAAAAGGCGGAGGAACTGAGCCGTTTCGTTTTGGCGTTACTAGCCAAACGCCACAATCCCTTATTCGCAAAATGGAAGCCGATTTCAATTCGCGCGGTGAAAACACGCAGTTCCTACTAATAAGTAACAGCGGATTCCGTGCGTTTATGGCTCGGTTTGATCCGCCGAAAAAAACGATTTATCAAGATATCGAGATTGCTAAAGAAGGCGACAGTGACACGATTGCAGGAGTCAGTAAAACCCTTAACTCTGTTAGTAGTGACCAGGTTTTCGATTATCTTATTACACAGGCCGACAAGCTGAACGCGAGCGATATCCATATCGAAAACGAACGTACGTATATTCGTATCCGTATGCGTGTCGATGGTGCGCTTCACCCGGTAGCCGATCTCGATAAAGATCGTTACCGCGTTATAATGGGCGAGCTTGCGTCGCGTGCGAACGTATCTACCGCTGCTGTCGAGCCGCAATCTGGTCACATTCAAAAAGAGATTACCCGTGACGGCGCAACCCATTTATTGAACATTCGTGTCGAAACGGTGCCAACAATGTATGGCCAAGACGCGGTGCTTCGTTTGTTTAACTTCGATGAAAGCTTGTTGAATCTTGATCTTTTGGGTATTCCCGACAAGCAGCGCGAAGAAATTAATAATATTATCAGTCACCCGCGCGGAATGGTGCTGATGGTTGGTCCAACTGGTTCTGGTAAGTCGACGACCCTCTACAGTATCCTAAACGCGCTTAATACGCCGGATCGTAAACTTATCACCCTTGAAGATCCTATCGAGTACGGACTAAGCGGCATCTCGCAAATTCCAATTAACACAACAGGCGGTCAAAGCTTTGCCGATGGCCTGCGTAGCGTACTACGTCTCGACCCAGATGTTGTGATGATCGGTGAGATCCGTGACCAAGATACTGCTAGAACGGCAATTCAGGCCTCTATTACGGGCCACCTGGTGCTATCAAGCTTCCATGCTAACTCCACTAGTGCCGCATTTAGCCGTATGATCGATCTCATCGGGGTTAATCCAATCTTTAGTTCGGCTATCCGGTTGCTTATCGCGCAGCGTCTGGTGCGCCGCCTCCACGACGAAACAAAAGAAGAATACGAGCCCGACGAATCAACCCGCAAGTATGTGCGCGATGTTTTAAAAGGCTTGCCAGACGATATCGAAAAGCCAGATCTCGACACCTTTAAGTTATGGCGGCCAGTGCCTACCGATGACGTACCGTTTGGCTATAAAGGTCGTGTCGTTATTATGGAGCAAATGGTCGTTACTGAGGATATTCAAAAATTCCTTCGTGGTGATGTTGCCGATATTCACACCGAAGCTATCGAAGAGGCCGCAACGCGCGGTGGAATGGTAACGCTGCTTCAGGCGGGCGTTCTCGCGGCGCTTCGTGGCGAAACCACCCTCGAGGAAGTTAACCGAGTAATTTAG
- a CDS encoding NADP-dependent malic enzyme has protein sequence MNYDELALTLHKSHKGKITTTLRDTEDLTKEKLSAYYTPGVAAVSRAIADDPSQLPVYTWTNNLVAVISDGSAVLGLGNIGPKGSMPVMEGKALLFKHFAGIDSVPITLDVHTPDEIVATVKAISSSFGAINLEDIAAPQCFEIEERLKAELDIPVFHDDQHGTAIVTLAGLINAMKVTGRELKDAKIVVVGAGAAGTAIMKLLHLYASPRIFAVDSKGVISKNRTDLNDEKKALLEFTNLSSIDGSLEDIIQGADVFIGVSKPGLLTTEMVKSMDKDPIVFAMANPTPEIMPDEAKVAGVAIIATGRSDFPNQVNNAIAFPGIFRGALDNGVTKITDQHKIAAAEVIAGLVEAPDSECIIPSVFDDRLVPAIAKVIV, from the coding sequence ATGAACTATGATGAACTCGCCCTTACCCTGCATAAATCCCACAAAGGCAAAATTACCACCACTTTGCGAGATACCGAAGACTTAACAAAAGAAAAGCTAAGCGCGTATTATACGCCGGGTGTCGCCGCCGTAAGTCGCGCCATTGCCGACGATCCATCACAACTACCCGTTTATACGTGGACGAACAACTTGGTTGCCGTTATTTCGGATGGCTCGGCCGTGCTTGGCCTAGGTAATATTGGCCCTAAAGGTTCGATGCCGGTCATGGAGGGAAAGGCACTCCTTTTCAAACACTTTGCCGGTATCGATAGTGTTCCTATCACCCTCGATGTCCACACACCCGACGAAATCGTTGCCACCGTTAAGGCAATCTCGAGCAGCTTTGGCGCTATTAACCTAGAGGACATTGCTGCACCGCAGTGCTTTGAGATCGAGGAGCGCTTAAAAGCCGAGCTTGATATCCCCGTATTTCACGATGACCAGCACGGCACTGCCATCGTAACGCTTGCGGGGCTTATAAACGCCATGAAAGTTACCGGCCGAGAACTTAAAGACGCTAAAATTGTTGTCGTAGGAGCCGGGGCGGCTGGCACGGCAATTATGAAGCTCCTTCACCTATATGCAAGCCCGCGAATATTCGCTGTAGATAGCAAGGGCGTTATTAGTAAAAACCGAACCGATCTTAACGACGAGAAGAAAGCTTTGCTTGAGTTTACGAACCTTTCTAGTATCGATGGGTCTCTTGAGGACATTATTCAAGGGGCAGATGTCTTTATTGGCGTATCAAAGCCCGGGCTTCTGACAACCGAAATGGTGAAGTCGATGGATAAAGACCCTATTGTTTTTGCCATGGCCAACCCTACGCCCGAAATCATGCCAGACGAGGCCAAGGTGGCAGGCGTTGCTATCATCGCCACAGGCCGAAGTGACTTTCCAAACCAGGTAAACAATGCGATCGCCTTTCCGGGTATATTCCGTGGTGCGCTTGATAACGGCGTTACAAAAATTACCGATCAACACAAGATTGCTGCCGCCGAGGTTATCGCAGGCCTTGTTGAAGCACCAGATTCAGAATGTATTATTCCATCGGTTTTCGACGACCGTCTTGTACCTGCAATCGCTAAAGTTATTGTTTAA
- the rplS gene encoding 50S ribosomal protein L19, producing MSFELIKKVNDEQKKAGVVDVRSGDTVRVHQKIKEGTKERIQIFEGVVIRTDNKQSHTSRITVRKIASGVGVEKSFLLHSPLVEKIEVTRRSKVRRNFLSFLRNRSGKSARLTAKNFDREGINKVAEAPAKAEVADEAK from the coding sequence ATGAGTTTTGAACTTATCAAAAAAGTTAACGACGAGCAGAAAAAAGCTGGTGTTGTTGACGTTCGTAGCGGTGACACCGTTCGTGTTCACCAAAAAATTAAAGAAGGCACCAAAGAGCGTATTCAGATCTTTGAAGGTGTTGTTATCCGTACCGACAACAAGCAGTCACACACGTCACGTATTACCGTACGTAAAATTGCAAGCGGTGTTGGTGTAGAGAAAAGCTTCTTGCTTCACAGCCCACTTGTTGAGAAAATCGAAGTTACTCGCCGATCGAAAGTTCGCCGTAATTTCCTTTCATTCCTTCGTAACCGTAGTGGCAAGAGCGCACGCTTGACCGCTAAAAACTTCGACCGCGAAGGCATCAACAAAGTTGCCGAAGCTCCAGCAAA